From Huiozyma naganishii CBS 8797 chromosome 11, complete genome, a single genomic window includes:
- the PRP9 gene encoding SF3a splicing factor complex subunit PRP9 (similar to Saccharomyces cerevisiae PRP9 (YDL030W); ancestral locus Anc_3.160) produces MGLDERVSLIRQLEILEDAIAARFQRNPALYYNSVPMLKKLTMQAEPKVCPPQDHVTKNKVYRVEKSARKVKQVATQQHEIKLFLQDRTDILNKLSRAQESGPGESQYKNLDEFKTAINGLTESNIPKRSGLQSEKDQYAMFSSSIEKPPTNILSARALELDINAIFNREEQYGTYIQLENYHPMWLELMKEPSVTVLQYLESLERMFLNADDKTSYLTSPPIDRDNKQYLRFLERLGLYLKTYIAKKFPLIDQHLVEDYLLDHFKNRYVNKPVSTDQNTQFCPVCDKRYEGMQLFNDHLLNKFHAQQRGKRLPLLQAEFRVSVYLTALSKEFKDSKNFMERKLAFTYAERQEELQRLTTEYEAPNYNPALEHEDNPAETDKNKNGKTHSENKQTAELESMFTNMPLGPDGMPIPLWLYKLQGLDVKYTCEICGNAEFKGRRAYQKHFHEPLHEYRLKCLGITRSKAFDGIALIEEAQELWAKISGKSTSARAGSDDSLKLEIEVEDEDGNVMSQTVYQDLKRQGLL; encoded by the coding sequence ATGGGCTTAGATGAGAGAGTGTCTCTGATACGACAGCTGGAAATTTTAGAGGATGCTATCGCAGCGAGGTTTCAAAGGAACCCTGCTCTATATTACAATTCGGTGCCGAtgctgaagaaactgacTATGCAAGCGGAACCCAAGGTATGTCCGCCACAGGATCATGTGACGAAGAATAAGGTCTACCGTGTTGAGAAAAGTGCTCGAAAAGTCAAGCAAGTGGCAACACAGCAGCACGAAATCAAACTATTTTTGCAAGACCGAACAgatatcttgaacaaactCTCCAGAGCCCAAGAGTCAGGACCCGGAGAGTCACAGTATAAAAATCTGGACGAATTCAAGACTGCGATTAATGGGTTAACGGAAAGCAATATTCCCAAACGGAGTGGTCTCCAGTCGGAAAAGGACCAATACGCAATGTTTTCAAGTTCCATCGAAAAGCCACCGACGAACATCCTTTCAGCAAGGGCTTTGGAGTTGGACATCAACGCCATATTCAATAGAGAGGAGCAGTATGGTACCTATATACAGCTTGAGAATTATCATCCCATGTGGCTGGAACTGATGAAGGAACCTAGTGTCACCGTGCTGCAATATTTGGAATCCTTGGAGCGAATGTTCCTGAACGCTGACGACAAAACTTCTTATTTGACTAGTCCTCCAATAGATCGGGACAACAAGCAGTATTTGAGATTTTTGGAGAGGCTGGGATTGTACCTGAAGACTTACATTGCCAAAAAATTCCCATTAATTGATCAGCATTTGGTGGAAGACTACCTACTTGACCACTTCAAGAATCGGTACGTGAACAAGCCTGTATCTACAGACCAAAATACACAGTTTTGCCCTGTATGTGATAAGAGGTACGAGGGAATGCAGCTTTTCAACGATCACCTCCTGAATAAATTTCATGCTCAACAGCGTGGGAAAAGACTTCCACTCCTACAGGCAGAATTCAGAGTATCGGTGTATTTGACAGCTTTGTCCAAGGAGTTCAAGGACAGCAAGAATTTCATGGAACGGAAACTGGCGTTCACGTACGCCGAACGGCAGGAAGAGTTGCAAAGGTTGACTACCGAGTACGAGGCACCCAACTACAATCCAGCTTTGGAACACGAAGACAATCCTGCCGAAACAGACAAGAATAAAAATGGCAAAACCCACTCTGAGAATAAGCAAACCGCGGAGTTGGAGTCCATGTTCACGAACATGCCCTTGGGACCTGACGGCATGCCGATCCCACTGTGGCTGTACAAACTGCAAGGCCTCGATGTGAAATACACATGCGAGATCTGTGGGAACGCAGAATTCAAAGGTCGAAGAGCGTATCAGAAACACTTCCACGAACCCCTACACGAGTATCGTTTGAAATGCCTTGGCATCACACGGTCAAAGGCATTCGACGGAATCGCGCTGATCGAGGAAGCACAGGAACTGTGGGCAAAGATCTCGGGCAAATCTACCTCTGCCCGTGCTGGGTCGGACGACTCATTAAAACTCGAAATCGAAgtcgaggacgaggacgggAATGTCATGTCGCAGACCGTGTACCAGGACCTGAAGAGGCAGGGCCTCTTGTAA
- the ARP2 gene encoding actin-related protein 2, translating to MDPHSPIVLDQGTGFVKIGRAGENFPDFTFPSIVGRPILRAEERSFMDSKTPIKDIMVGEEASDVRSYLQISYPMENGIIKHWTDMELLWDHAFFEKMKLPSTSGGKILLTEPPMNPLKNREMMCQVMFEKYDFGGVYVAIQAVLALYAQGLSSGVVVDSGDGVTHIVPVYESVVLNHLTRRLDVAGRDVTRHLIDLLSRRGYAFNRSADFETVRQIKEKLSYVSYDLDFDTKLARETTTLVENYELPDGRIIKVGQERFEAPECLFQPNLVDVEQPGVGELLFNTIQSADVDIRSSLYKAIVLSGGSSMYPGLPSRLEKELKQLWFTRVLKNDPSRLDKFKVRIEDPPRRKHMVFIGGAVLANIMADKDHMWLSKQEWEESGAQAMAKFGPR from the exons ATGGATCCACACAGTCCAATTG ttttaGATCAAGGTACTGGGTTTGTCAAGATTGGTCGTGCCGGGGAGAACTTCCCGGACTTTACTTTCCCATCCATTGTGGGGAGGCCAATCTTGAGAGCTGAAGAGCGGAGTTTCATGGACTCCAAGACTCCAATAAAAGATATCATGGTTGGTGAGGAGGCCAGCGATGTTCGCTCATACTTGCAAATATCTTACCCTATGGAGAATGGTATCATCAAGCATTGGACAGATATGGAGCTGCTGTGGGACCACGCCTTTTTCGAGAAGATGAAGCTGCCAAGTACGTCCGGTGGGAAGATCTTGCTGACGGAACCACCCATGAATCCCCTGAAGAACAGAGAGATGATGTGCCAGGTGATGTTCGAGAAATACGATTTCGGCGGTGTCTACGTAGCCATCCAGGCTGTACTAGCACTGTACGCGCAGGGTCTCTCATCCGGTGTTGTTGTCGATTCCGGTGACGGTGTCACCCACATTGTCCCCGTTTACGAGTCTGTGGTACTGAACCACTTGACAAGAAGGTTGGACGTTGCTGGTAGAGATGTCACCAGACACCTGATTGATTTACTGTCCCGCAGAGGATACGCCTTTAACAGAAGTGCAGATTTTGAGACTGTTAGACAGataaaggaaaaactgtCGTACGTGTCTTACGATCTCGACTTTGACACTAAACTAGCCCGCGAAACGACTACGTTGGTCGAAAACTACGAGTTGCCTGATGGTAGGATCATAAAAGTTGGACAAGAAAGATTTGAAGCACCAGAGTGCTTGTTCCAACCTAACCTCGTGGACGTGGAACAGCCAGGTGTCGGTGAACTTCTGTTCAACACTATACAGTCTGCAGACGTGGATATTAGGAGCTCCCTGTATAAGGCTATTGTTCTCTCAGGTGGTTCCAGTATGTATCCTGGCTTGCCCTCTAGGTTGGAGAAAGAGTTGAAGCAGCTGTGGTTTACAAGAGTGCTGAAGAACGACCCATCCAGACTTGATAAATTCAAAGTGAGGATCGAGGAtccaccaagaagaaagcaTATGGTATTTATCGGTGGTGCCGTTCTGGCCAACATCATGGCCGACAAAGATCATATGTGGCTGTCCAAACAGGAGTGGGAGGAAAGCGGTGCACAAGCCATGGCCAAATTTGGCCCTAGATGA
- the CRT10 gene encoding Crt10p (similar to Saccharomyces cerevisiae CRT10 (YOL063C); ancestral locus Anc_3.163), which produces MNAYVLQRQPEEGHCPMETSVQRRFQNWLYNRLIAPWVCRDDIADVHYFVQNNGHMKGNQPVQKFDIVKEKPERANYKQTIDAKSDFLLEEMYSVRVNKAVALTEYGEDLVKYIRSEDPADFEPVWSSTGLQSPAELLLPAQYRLLAETIEPPITIQEDHDEMFNVTFKNNLFAVYGKCGFFASTYDIDIVILDSIPKSGYVRDNYQKSKCAVRWSVFMTSQMFNMIDRDRVATSGLKQEINFIKVCKFFERDVLAVCTDAGLVLLFDLETLSFLFEKQILFRDTYRDVSNLVQEPLAIFRSKESCWSVDTYCTDNIVLIAVGHNGPGVSLFAFSEDFHGITPCEELPSNHNVPCVTFIPNDTARDQRVTLAYTSIYGNVATVEIRLDTITQNNIDVEIADIQFLASPVWTVIPLKKKHFKKVAQFELLNLNFQESFKRQTLRNMVLDSSILEHQPPSLYNSGELGIGTLTTQLNVPVADLSLRCQMGVDPNKVHLRFTTFDTDGNMTAWHSNTTSGNEPTVPLDQLPEKSKDRCKSGHFFDTSTDYFYNTYNEASDSGLRQLTGLNICRYPRWFRVASLSQPMRCPNPREAARPINPANDDRIMLSSKNEDSEFLGNDYRIEGEWEDQKAAYDLQQIHRLTYCPVPHGRIAAGYPSIYGMVTAMSPYVDRNNIPGWSKFATNRYNENDIDLVDPAMTSAGEHIFDDSDYATQQKWSVHNHVIKIPFLLENVCTESVSRCKGYTLKKHENDFLLVTTEDRIYLLKPDPLIITSFTYNDIFPIKNVSLCSEELIASALNRINFVCHIPELQCVVVASQLGLVSLLRLTEYMGIYSFRQEYIFGWKSQDPHNLEAGNVCFRDTVFHSSTHRANVCEIDDVNFPYFNIVGLDYVYLPGNPVNKLAGHAILFIISKNAVNRIKIMDGNDAFAI; this is translated from the coding sequence ATGAACGCATACGTCTTGCAGAGACAGCCCGAAGAGGGACACTGTCCAATGGAGACCAGTGTTCAACGGCGATTCCAGAACTGGCTGTATAACAGGCTTATTGCTCCATGGGTCTGCAGGGATGATATTGCCGATGTGCACTATTTTGTGCAGAATAACGGGCATATGAAGGGCAACCAGCCAGTTCAGAAGTTTGACATCGTGAAGGAGAAACCTGAAAGAGCTAACTATAAGCAGACAATTGATGCGAAGAGCGACTTCCTCTTAGAGGAAATGTACAGCGTGAGGGTCAATAAAGCTGTCGCATTGACTGAATACGGCGAGGATTTAGTGAAATACATTCGAAGCGAAGACCCAGCGGACTTCGAACCCGTATGGTCATCCACGGGACTACAGAGCCCTGCAgagttgctgctgccggCGCAGTATAGACTGCTGGCGGAAACTATAGAGCCGCCTATAACAATACAAGAAGACCATGATGAGATGTTTAAcgtcactttcaagaacaaccTTTTTGCCGTATACGGGAAGTGCGGATTCTTTGCCAGTACGTACGACATTGACATCGTTATATTGGACTCAATCCCAAAAAGTGGATATGTGAGGGACAATTATCAGAAATCTAAATGCGCTGTCCGGTGGTCAGTGTTTATGACTTCTCAGATGTTTAACATGATAGATCGTGACCGTGTCGCTACCAGCGGGCTAAAGCAGGAGATCAACTTTATCAAAGTGtgcaaattttttgaaagagatgTTCTCGCTGTATGTACCGATGCTGGGCTCGTTCTGCTGTTTGACTTGGAGACTTTAAGTTTCTTATTTGAGAAACAAATATTGTTTAGGGACACTTACAGAGATGTGTCAAACCTTGTCCAGGAGCCTCTTGCTATCTTTAGGAGTAAAGAAAGTTGTTGGAGTGTGGATACGTACTGTACGGATAACATCGTGCTCATAGCAGTGGGCCACAATGGCCCGGGAGTATCACTTTTTGCCTTCTCAGAAGACTTTCATGGAATTACGCCGTGTGAAGAGTTGCCCTCAAATCATAATGTCCCCTGCGTCACTTTTATACCGAACGACACGGCAAGGGATCAAAGAGTGACATTGGCGTACACATCGATTTATGGTAATGTCGCAACAGTCGAGATCCGTTTGGACACCATTACGCAAAACAATATTGATGTTGAGATAGCTGATATCCAGTTTTTGGCCTCGCCAGTATGGACAGTCATTCCActcaaaaagaaacatttTAAGAAGGTGGCCCAATTTGAGCTCCTAAACTTGAACTTCCAAGAGTCCTTTAAGCGGCAAACATTGCGGAATATGGTCTTGGATAGTTCAATACTGGAGCACCAACCTCCAAGCTTATACAACTCTGGAGAGCTGGGCATTGGTACCCTAACAACTCAGCTAAATGTTCCCGTCGCCGATCTGTCGCTGCGATGCCAAATGGGTGTTGACCCCAATAAAGTACATCTGAGATTTACTACTTTCGACACAGATGGTAATATGACAGCGTGGCATTCCAATACCACAAGCGGGAACGAGCCAACCGTACCATTGGATCAGTTGCCAGAAAAAAGTAAAGATCGTTGCAAGTCTGGTCATTTCTTCGACACATCGACAGACTACTTTTATAATACTTACAATGAAGCATCTGATAGCGGACTTCGGCAGTTAACTGGCCTCAATATATGTAGGTATCCTCGGTGGTTTCGAGTTGCCTCTCTGAGTCAACCGATGCGGTGCCCGAACCCAAGGGAAGCGGCAAGACCGATCAATCCGGCAAACGACGACCGCATTATGCTTTCCAGTAAAAATGAGGACAGTGAGTTTTTAGGTAACGATTATAGAATTGAGGGAGAGTGGGAGGATCAGAAGGCGGCTTATGACCTTCAACAGATACATCGACTAACATATTGTCCTGTGCCTCATGGGCGAATAGCAGCAGGCTATCCGAGCATATATGGCATGGTAACTGCAATGTCTCCGTACGTGGACAGGAACAATATTCCCGGCTGGTCTAAATTCGCGACTAATCGATATAACGAAAATGACATAGATCTTGTGGATCCGGCGATGACATCAGCAGGAGAACACATCTTCGACGATAGTGATTATGCGACACAACAAAAGTGGTCTGTCCACAACCACGTTATAAAAATACCTTTCCTTCTAGAAAACGTTTGCACCGAGTCCGTGTCGCGATGCAAGGGCTATACCCTGAAGAAACACGAAAACGATTTCCTATTGGTCACGACGGAAGACAGAATTTATCTTCTCAAACCAGATCCTCTGATTATAACATCTTTTACCTATAATGACATCTTCCCGATAAAGAACGTATCACTGTGTTCCGAAGAGCTGATAGCATCGGCTCTGAACAGAATCAATTTTGTGTGTCATATACCAGAGTTACAGTGTGTCGTCGTTGCATCACAACTGGGTTTAGTGTCTTTGCTAAGATTAACGGAGTACATGGGGATATATTCGTTTAGACAAGAGTATATTTTCGGATGGAAGTCGCAGGATCCTCATAACCTGGAGGCAGGAAATGTATGCTTCAGAgatacagttttccatTCAAGCACCCACAGGGCAAATGTGTGTGAAATTGACGATGTCAATTTTCCTTACTTTAATATAGTTGGTCTAGACTATGTTTACCTTCCTGGAAACCCTGTTAACAAACTTGCAGGTCACGCTATCTTATTCATTATCTCAAAAAACGCCGTGAACAGGATCAAAATTATGGACGGGAATGATGCGTTTGCCATTTAG
- the APM4 gene encoding Apm4p (similar to Saccharomyces cerevisiae APM4 (YOL062C); ancestral locus Anc_3.165), producing the protein MINAVLVYSARGELIVSKMFKPTLKRSVGDIFRVQVINSLDVRSPILTLGSTTFHYVRTPGEGLWVVSVSRNNENSAATWEFLYKFATMLAAYRLDSEEVLKEEFMLAWELLDTMVEGGGIPSETDPHRIISAMSVKPAMSPVDVRADARQQQTTTSTGAFGHAFPQLLHRASNPGGISILPHATGDGAQLKRNEIVMVVQESISILVSKDGSILKAYVDGGIDLTTKLEGAAVCQFGLNDSLSTDNSSNSKWDPLRSKETQGTNLEMKNAHVGTVLLRDCKFHQCVSLERFDRDRIIRFTPPEGTIELMKYHVRDNLNLPFKVTSMVIPTANNETDYRVTIKSLFPGKLSAKNVTMRIPVPPGTLDCKINVSNGNCKFLPEENAMVWKFHKYNGLTENKLSAITVPTRDTTQLALQQWSRPPISLDFEILMYSNTGLVVRYFTVLDKHNNNTKFKTVKWIKYVSHSGSYEVRY; encoded by the coding sequence ATGATCAACGCAGTGCTGGTTTACTCCGCTCGCGGGGAATTGATCGTTTCCAAGATGTTCAAACCCACTTTGAAACGGTCCGTCGGCGATATCTTCAGGGTACAGGTCATCAACAGCCTGGACGTGCGGTCCCCCATCCTCACACTCGGGTCCACGACGTTCCATTACGTGAGGACACCAGGGGAGGGGCTCTGGGTGGTCTCCGTCAGCAGGAACAACGAGAACAGCGCGGCCACATGGGAGTTTCTGTACAAGTTCGCAACGATGCTCGCCGCGTACAGACTGGACTCAGAGGAGGTTCTCAAGGAGGAGTTCATGCTAGCGTGGGAGTTGCTTGATACTATGGTCGAGGGGGGAGGGATCCCCTCAGAGACGGACCCGCACAGGATCATCAGCGCGATGTCCGTGAAACCCGCGATGTCGCCGGTCGATGTCAGAGCGGACGCTAGACAACAGCAAACGACGACCTCGACGGGGGCATTCGGGCACGCGTTCCCACAGCTGCTCCATAGGGCGAGCAACCCGGGCGGGATCAGCATTCTGCCGCACGCAACGGGGGACGGCGCGCAGCTCAAGAGGAACGAGATCGTCATGGTCGTGCAGGAGTCTATCAGCATCCTCGTTTCGAAAGACGGGTCCATCCTCAAGGCGTACGTCGACGGTGGGATCGACTTGACGACGAAACTGGAAGGTGCAGCGGTATGCCAGTTCGGTCTGAACGACTCCCTGAGCACGGACAACTCGAGCAACTCCAAATGGGACCCGCTGCGGTCCAAGGAGACACAGGGCACAAACCTCGAAATGAAGAACGCACACGTCGGGACCGTGCTCCTCAGAGACTGCAAGTTCCACCAGTGCGTCTCCCTGGAGAGATTCGACCGCGACAGGATCATCAGGTTCACCCCGCCAGAGGGGACCATTGAGCTAATGAAGTATCATGTCAGGGATAACCTCAACTTGCCCTTTAAAGTGACGTCGATGGTCATCCCGACAGCGAACAACGAAACAGACTACAGAGTCACGATCAAGTCGCTGTTCCCGGGGAAACTGTCCGCGAAGAACGTCACCATGAGGATCCCAGTGCCCCCGGGGACACTCGACTGTAAGATCAACGTCTCAAACGGGAACTGCAAGTTCCTGCCCGAGGAGAACGCAATGGTGTGGAAGTTCCACAAGTATAACGGGCTCACGGAGAACAAACTCAGTGCTATAACAGTGCCCACAAGGGACACCACACAGCTTGCACTGCAGCAGTGGTCGCGGCCGCCCATCTCTTTGGACTTCGAGATCTTGATGTACAGCAACACGGGCCTCGTAGTGAGGTACTTTACCGTGCTCGACAagcacaacaacaacaccaaatTCAAGACAGTGAAGTGGATCAAGTATGTGTCACACTCTGGATCCTACGAGGTACGTTACTGA
- the PRS5 gene encoding ribose phosphate diphosphokinase subunit PRS5 (similar to Saccharomyces cerevisiae PRS5 (YOL061W); ancestral locus Anc_3.166) has product MSNNLVIFGGDSHPKLVAQICAQLDVQPSKVELGKFSNGETSIAVKSSVREKDVYVIQSGCGHVNDTFMQLLILISACKSASASRVTAVIPYFCYSRQPDIPYTAKGAPIISQRKSSGSASASTPAATPTAGGKTVTTTQRPGADSPFKSLDSAIRSTIQSPTPVRPPPTTVGSSRIPMIPEGGKLNRSGGQQTPQPPSSTSAEAEELFNAQNAGYKLWVVQAGTLIANLLTAAGADHVITMDLHDRQFPGFFDVPVDNLYCKPLVQNYIHHCIPGYRDAVVVSPDAGGAKRATAVADALELSFAMIHKERRSQLLKGPPDATLTSGADIPSKPLLQHNPPPAGAPALHRSGSSSSVSSASSSKFVQTTMIVGDVRGKTCILVDDLVDTSYTITRAAVLLKDQGATAVYAIATHGVFSGDALERIKRSPIDKIVVSNTIPQERTLAVLGKHRVDILDVSRVFGEAIRRIHNGESISMLFEYGW; this is encoded by the coding sequence ATGAGCAACAATCTGGTTATATTTGGTGGCGACTCGCACCCGAAGTTGGTGGCGCAGATCTGCGCGCAGTTGGACGTGCAGCCGTCGAAAGTGGAGCTTGGGAAGTTTTCGAACGGGGAGACGAGCATTGCCGTGAAGTCGTCAGTGCGTGAGAAGGATGTTTATGTGATCCAGAGTGGGTGTGGCCACGTGAATGACACTTTCATGCAGTTGCTGATCCTGATCAGTGCGTGCAAGTCTGCGTCCGCGTCGCGGGTCACCGCTGTGATCCCGTACTTCTGTTACTCTAGACAACCAGATATCCCGTACACTGCGAAGGGTGCGCCCATAATTTCTCAACGGAAGAGCAGTGGGTCAGCCTCCGCCTCCACGCCCGCAGCGACCCCAACTGCTGGTGGCAAGACTGTCACGACGACGCAGAGACCAGGTGCTGACTCGCCCTTCAAGTCTCTCGACAGTGCGATACGATCGACGATCCAGTCCCCCACTCCCGTGAGACCACCACCAACCACTGTAGGGTCCTCACGGATCCCGATGATCCCCGAGGGCGGGAAGTTAAACCGGAGCGGTGGCCAGCAAACCCCTCAGCCACCGTCCTCTACATCTGCTGAGGCGGAGGAGTTATTCAACGCGCAGAACGCAGGGTACAAACTGTGGGTTGTTCAAGCTGGGACTTTGATTGCGAACCTGCTGACTGCTGCTGGAGCAGACCACGTCATCACTATGGACCTCCACGACCGTCAATTCCCTGGGTTCTTCGACGTCCCCGTGGACAACCTGTACTGTAAGCCGCTGGTGCAGAACTACATCCACCACTGTATCCCCGGGTACCGTGACGCAGTTGTTGTTTCACCGGATGCCGGTGGTGCGAAGCGGGCCACCGCTGTCGCAGACGCGTTGGAACTATCCTTTGCGATGATCCACAAGGAGAGACGGTCGCAACTGTTGAAGGGTCCACCTGACGCTACTCTGACCAGTGGTGCAGACATCCCCTCGAAACCTCTGTTGCAGCACAACCCACCGCCCGCGGGGGCCCCCGCCTTACACAGGTCTGGTTCTAGCAGTTCTGTATCCTCTGCTTCGTCATCCAAGTTTGTACAAACGACGATGATAGTCGGGGACGTGCGTGGTAAGACGTGCATCCTCGTAGACGATCTCGTGGACACCTCGTACACGATCACTCGTGCCGCCGTGCTACTAAAGGATCAGGGCGCTACTGCCGTGTACGCCATCGCCACACACGGTGTTTTCTCAGGGGACGCGCTAGAGCGGATCAAGCGGTCACCCATAGACAAGATTGTGGTTTCCAATACGATCCCGCAGGAACGCACGCTGGCCGTCTTGGGCAAGCACCGCGTCGACATCCTCGACGTCTCGCGCGTGTTCGGCGAGGCCATCCGCCGTATCCACAACGGTGAGTCGATCTCGATGCTGTTCGAGTACGGCTGGTGA
- the GPD2 gene encoding glycerol-3-phosphate dehydrogenase (NAD(+)) GPD2 (similar to Saccharomyces cerevisiae GPD1 (YDL022W) and GPD2 (YOL059W); ancestral locus Anc_3.169) has translation MPGKGESHAHGDEQPVSVVALHRHPFRVTVIGSGNWGTTIAKVVAENTAQHPHLFCKQVSMWVFDEKVGDEMLTEIINTKHQNVKYLPNIDLPTNLVANPDLIDSVRDADILVFNIPHQFLGRIVDQLKGHVKPHVRAISCLKGFEVGRKGVQLLSSYITDELGIQCGALSGANLAPEVAKEHWSETTVAYQLPKDFRGEGYDVDHRVLKVLFHRPYFHVNVIDDVAGISIAGALKNVVALGCGFVEGLGWGNNAAAAIQRVGLGEIIKFGRTFFPECKVETYYQESAGVADLITTCSGGRNVKVAKMMAKTGKDAFEVERDLLNGQSAQGIITCKEVHEWLDTCEMTKEYPLFEAVYQIVYNGVPMKNLPDLIEELDSFVTEDDDLSGSDLSRSDLSRSDIADAAVVDNEGPLVDA, from the coding sequence ATGCCAGGTAAAGGTGAGAGTCATGCGCACGGCGACGAGCAGCCCGTTTCTGTCGTCGCCCTGCACAGGCATCCGTTCAGAGTGACCGTCATCGGGTCAGGAAACTGGGGGACCACCATCGCGAAAGTGGTCGCTGAAAACACGGCGCAGCACCCACACTTGTTCTGTAAGCAGGTCTCGATGTGGGTCTTCGACGAGAAGGTCGGCGACGAAATGCTCACGGAGATCATCAACACAAAGCATCAGAACGTCAAGTACCTGCCCAACATCGACCTGCCCACGAACCTTGTTGCGAACCCGGACTTGATCGACTCCGTCCGCGACGCAGATATCCTCGTGTTCAACATCCCGCACCAGTTTCTGGGCCGCATCGTGGATCAGCTCAAGGGCCACGTTAAACCACACGTCCGTGCGATCTCGTGCCTCAAGGGGTTCGAGGTGGGCCGCAAGGGGGTCCAGCTGCTGTCCTCCTACATCACCGACGAGCTGGGGATCCAGTGTGGTGCTCTGTCCGGTGCAAACCTGGCCCCCGAGGTCGCCAAGGAACACTGGTCAGAGACCACAGTGGCGTACCAGCTGCCCAAGGATTTCCGCGGCGAGGGGTACGACGTCGACCACCGTGTTTTGAAAGTGCTGTTCCATAGACCGTACTTCCACGTGAACGTGATCGACGACGTCGCGGGGATCTCCATCGCGGGGGCCCTCAAGAACGTTGTTGCGTTGGGGTGTGGGTTCGTCGAGGGGCTCGGGTGGGGGAACAACGCCGCAGCAGCGATCCAGCGTGTTGGGCTCGGTGAGATCATCAAATTCGGCCGTACTTTCTTCCCCGAGTGTAAAGTGGAGACTTACTACCAGGAGTCCGCCGGTGTCGCGGATTTGATCACTACGTGCTCCGGTGGCAGGAACGTGAAGGTCGCCAAGATGATGGCCAAGACGGGCAAGGACGCCTTCGAAGTGGAGCGGGACCTGCTGAACGGGCAGTCCGCGCAGGGCATCATCACGTGCAAGGAGGTCCACGAGTGGCTCGACACCTGCGAGATGACCAAGGAGTACCCACTCTTCGAGGCCGTGTACCAGATCGTCTACAACGGCGTGCCCATGAAGAACCTGCCGGACCTCATCGAGGAACTGGACTCCTTCGTCACCGAGGACGACGACCTCTCAGGCAGCGACCTCTCCCGCAGCGACCTCTCCCGCAGCGACATCGCGGACGCGGCCGTCGTGGACAACGAGGGGCCACTGGTCGATGCCTAG